One region of Miscanthus floridulus cultivar M001 chromosome 19, ASM1932011v1, whole genome shotgun sequence genomic DNA includes:
- the LOC136526359 gene encoding uncharacterized protein, with translation MSLLNSGSNRSLSVLSWNVRGLGDPDKCNVVRDAISSANPTVMCVQESKLHSIDQFKIKTFLPPQLACSYKYIPAVGSRGGIVTAWSQSYWSCSDFTLKNHSLTTLLVSTLSDHSLTVTNVYGPSDHRHSSDFLHELHDLSSNINGPWVIIRDFNLIRSGDEKNNVNVNIPLMNTFNDTINSLGVMEIPLLGRNFTWSNGQEPPILAKLDRALVNLAHTTTFPDTSLSPRAKPTSDHTPLFLSMSTSIPKSSVFRFKNAWLPRQNFLQTVLPAWAEARVCSDAAGQLAACLKSARATTKVWARRFRAPRQIISNCKFIILLLDSFEEERALSFDELQARKTCIDCLAQAIKEKAAYWKQRSKFRAIREGDANTAFHHAQATVHLRNNTIRWVEVHGSVIANHDGKIQALTNFFSSIIDEPGTSAWNFDVHALFHDKQRTVQ, from the coding sequence ATGAGTCTTCTGAACTCTGGATCAAATCGTTCCCTCTCCGTTTTGTCGTGGAATGTGCGCGGCCTAGGCGACCCGGATAAATGCAATGTTGTACGTGATGCAATTTCTTCTGCTAACCCAACTGTTATGTGCGTCCAAGAATCAAAATTGCACAGCATCGATCAGTTCAAAATCAAAACCTTCCTACCCCCTCAACTTGCCTGCAGCTACAAATACATACCAGCCGTCGGGTCCAGGGGTGGCATTGTCACTGCTTGGAGCCAATCTTACTGGTCCTGCTCCGACTTCACTCTCAAAAACCACTCGCTCACTACTCTTCTCGTCAGCACGCTGTCTGACCACTCACTCACTGTCACAAATGTCTACGGTCCGTCAGACCATCGTCACTCTAGCGACTTTCTTCATGAACTTCATGACCTATCCTCCAATATCAATGGCCCCTGGGTCATCATCAGAGATTTCAATCTTATTCGGTCGGGGGATGAGAAAAACAACGTCAATGTCAACATCCCTCTTATGAACACCTTCAATGACACCATCAACTCCTTGGGGGTGATGGAAATCCCACTGCTTGGACGTAACTTCACCTGGTCCAACGGCCAGGAACCTCCAATCCTAGCCAAGCTTGATCGAGCACTGGTCAACCTCGCCCACACTACTACCTTCCCTGATACTTCACTCTCACCTAGGGCAAAGCCAACATCCGACCACACCCCGTTGTTTCTTTCCATGTCCACCTCCATTCCGAAATCCAGTGTTTTCCGCTTCAAGAATGCTTGGCTGCCCCGTCAAAATTTCCTACAAACTGTCCTTCCAGCGTGGGCTGAAGCACGTGTATGCAGCGATGCGGCGGGTCAGCTTGCAGCTTGTCTCAAGTCGGCTAGAGCCACGACAAAGGTTTGGGCACGGCGTTTTAGGGCGCCTCGCCAAATAATTTCCAACTGCAAATTTATTATCCTCTTACTTGATTCCTTTGAGGAGGAGCGGGCTCTTTCTTTTGATGAGTTACAGGCACGCAAGACTTGTATTGACTGCCTCGCCCAAGCAATCAAAGAGAAAGCAGCTTACTGGAAGCAACGTAGTAAGTTCCGGGCAATCAGGGAAGGCGATGCAAACACTGCCTTTCATCATGCCCAGGCCACCGTCCATCTACGAAACAACACCATCCGATGGGTTGAAGTGCACGGCTCGGTGATTGCCAACCATGACGGGAAAATACAAGCTCTCACCAACTTTTTCAGCTCCATCATCGACGAACCAGGGACCTCAGCCTGGAACTTTGATGTGCATGCTCTCTTCCATGACAAACAGCGGACCGTccagtga